The Euphorbia lathyris chromosome 3, ddEupLath1.1, whole genome shotgun sequence genome contains a region encoding:
- the LOC136221724 gene encoding uncharacterized protein isoform X2, which produces MEVEKIESSKRSNGSCWGWGWDFVNFVARRYSNQNETGVTSSKNDGFSLSTGDFSSLGSEKDNSDHGCHGRLGSSSSGVASLKEHTADSTGSWRKESSMCGEDEISGLHSQVRLAVRSFTFAPLELSVLAANDQLIITVSPY; this is translated from the exons ATGGAGGTGGAGAAGATTGAGAGCAGCAAGCGTAGTAATGGCAGTTGCTGGGGGTGGGGATgggattttgtaaattttgtaGCAAGAAGGTATTCAAATCAAAATGAAACAG GGGTGACATCCTCCAAGAATGATGGATTTTCTCTCAGCACTGGAGATTTTTCATCTCTTGGTTCCGAAAAAGACAATTCTG ATCATGGCTGTCATGGTCGTCTAGGCTCATCCTCTTCTGGAGTAGCATCATTGAAAGAGCATACTGCGGATTCTACAG GTTCCTGGAGAAAAGAGAGTTCTATGTGTGGTGAAGATGAGATTTCTGGTCTCCATAGCCAAGTCCGGCTAGCTGTTAGATCATTCACTTTTGCCCCATTGGAGCTCAGTGTTCTTGCTGCAAATGATCAGCTCATCAT AACTGTAAGCCCATATTAG
- the LOC136221724 gene encoding uncharacterized protein isoform X3 yields MEVEKIESSKRSNGSCWGWGWDFVNFVARRYSNQNETGVTSSKNDGFSLSTGDFSSLGSEKDNSDHGCHGRLGSSSSGVASLKEHTADSTGSWRKESSMCGEDEISGLHSQVRLAVRSFTFAPLELSVLAANDQLIM; encoded by the exons ATGGAGGTGGAGAAGATTGAGAGCAGCAAGCGTAGTAATGGCAGTTGCTGGGGGTGGGGATgggattttgtaaattttgtaGCAAGAAGGTATTCAAATCAAAATGAAACAG GGGTGACATCCTCCAAGAATGATGGATTTTCTCTCAGCACTGGAGATTTTTCATCTCTTGGTTCCGAAAAAGACAATTCTG ATCATGGCTGTCATGGTCGTCTAGGCTCATCCTCTTCTGGAGTAGCATCATTGAAAGAGCATACTGCGGATTCTACAG GTTCCTGGAGAAAAGAGAGTTCTATGTGTGGTGAAGATGAGATTTCTGGTCTCCATAGCCAAGTCCGGCTAGCTGTTAGATCATTCACTTTTGCCCCATTGGAGCTCAGTGTTCTTGCTGCAAATGATCAGCTCATCATGTAA
- the LOC136221724 gene encoding uncharacterized protein isoform X1: MEVEKIESSKRSNGSCWGWGWDFVNFVARRYSNQNETGVTSSKNDGFSLSTGDFSSLGSEKDNSDHGCHGRLGSSSSGVASLKEHTADSTGSWRKESSMCGEDEISGLHSQVRLAVRSFTFAPLELSVLAANDQLIMFLLPHFQALCRHNVGSF; the protein is encoded by the exons ATGGAGGTGGAGAAGATTGAGAGCAGCAAGCGTAGTAATGGCAGTTGCTGGGGGTGGGGATgggattttgtaaattttgtaGCAAGAAGGTATTCAAATCAAAATGAAACAG GGGTGACATCCTCCAAGAATGATGGATTTTCTCTCAGCACTGGAGATTTTTCATCTCTTGGTTCCGAAAAAGACAATTCTG ATCATGGCTGTCATGGTCGTCTAGGCTCATCCTCTTCTGGAGTAGCATCATTGAAAGAGCATACTGCGGATTCTACAG GTTCCTGGAGAAAAGAGAGTTCTATGTGTGGTGAAGATGAGATTTCTGGTCTCCATAGCCAAGTCCGGCTAGCTGTTAGATCATTCACTTTTGCCCCATTGGAGCTCAGTGTTCTTGCTGCAAATGATCAGCTCATCAT GTTTCTATTGCCTCATTTTCAAGCCTTATGTAGGCATAATGTTGGGTCCTTTTGA